A region of Lacinutrix sp. Hel_I_90 DNA encodes the following proteins:
- a CDS encoding tRNA-(ms[2]io[6]A)-hydroxylase, translating into MLHLKLETDPRWVTIVESNIEEILTDHAWCEQKAATNAITIITNNSEHEELVTELLKLAQEELEHFQMVHEIIKARGYTLGRERKDHYVNQLYKFMNKGGSRLQSFVDRLLFSAMIEARSCERFKLLSQRIKDPELAQFYHDLMISEAGHYTTFITFARKYGKGIDVDKRWQELVAFEGELIKSYGKSETIHG; encoded by the coding sequence ATGTTACATCTTAAACTAGAAACGGATCCACGCTGGGTAACTATTGTAGAATCTAATATTGAAGAAATCCTGACGGATCATGCCTGGTGTGAGCAAAAAGCAGCTACTAATGCCATTACTATAATTACAAATAATAGTGAACATGAAGAGCTAGTAACAGAGTTACTAAAATTGGCTCAAGAAGAACTAGAACATTTCCAGATGGTGCATGAGATTATCAAAGCCCGAGGTTATACTTTAGGCCGTGAACGCAAAGACCACTACGTAAATCAATTGTATAAGTTTATGAATAAAGGCGGCAGCAGACTCCAAAGTTTTGTAGATCGTTTATTGTTTTCTGCTATGATAGAAGCCCGTAGTTGTGAACGTTTCAAACTTTTATCACAGCGTATTAAAGATCCAGAATTAGCACAATTTTATCATGATTTAATGATAAGTGAAGCAGGTCATTACACCACCTTTATCACCTTTGCCCGGAAATACGGAAAAGGAATTGATGTCGATAAACGTTGGCAAGAATTGGTTGCTTTTGAAGGTGAACTGATTAAAAGCTATGGAAAAAGCGAAACCATTCACGGATAA
- a CDS encoding FAD-dependent oxidoreductase: MKTIKTDVLIIGAGLTGLTLAYYLKNSNLSVTIVEARTILGGRIKTQYNTNQAPIELGATWLIDQQVSALSLLKALDVPVFEQQYGTTAIYHPTASQAPQLVQLPLNNSVSYRVKGGTYAIIGALAERLSENTVQYNQNIQTIKLVADGLEASTTNAKYHCNHVVSTIPPLLFSKRIRTVPALPNDIQELLLNTHTWMHDAIRIGFTYKTAFWQTKDSSSTIYSNVGPINEFYDHSNADGNLQALSGFMNASFFKHTKAERKAIAIKQLQGYYGDIALDFECYEECVWKAEKYTTIESDKTLMPQTNNGHPLYQKTQLNNRLFIAGAETCSVFPGKMEGAITSAGRVYEQLKALYKL; the protein is encoded by the coding sequence ATGAAAACAATTAAAACAGACGTTCTCATTATTGGTGCTGGCTTAACTGGTCTCACACTCGCCTACTACCTTAAAAATAGTAATCTCTCTGTTACTATTGTTGAAGCACGTACTATACTTGGCGGCCGTATTAAAACACAATACAATACAAATCAAGCGCCTATTGAGTTAGGAGCCACCTGGCTTATTGATCAACAAGTTTCTGCTTTATCTCTATTAAAAGCACTCGACGTTCCTGTTTTTGAACAACAATATGGCACGACAGCCATTTATCACCCTACCGCTTCGCAAGCACCTCAACTTGTACAACTACCCTTAAATAATTCAGTAAGCTATCGTGTTAAAGGGGGGACTTACGCTATTATTGGGGCTTTAGCAGAACGGCTTTCAGAAAATACCGTTCAGTACAATCAAAACATCCAAACAATTAAACTAGTGGCTGATGGTCTAGAAGCAAGTACAACTAATGCGAAATACCATTGTAATCATGTGGTCTCTACAATACCACCATTGCTCTTTTCTAAACGTATAAGAACAGTACCCGCTTTACCAAACGACATTCAAGAACTACTATTAAATACACATACCTGGATGCATGATGCTATTCGAATAGGTTTTACGTATAAAACCGCCTTTTGGCAAACCAAAGACTCTAGCAGTACAATTTACAGCAATGTCGGTCCCATTAACGAATTTTACGACCATTCTAATGCAGATGGCAACTTACAGGCCTTAAGTGGTTTCATGAACGCCTCTTTTTTTAAACACACTAAAGCAGAACGAAAAGCAATAGCAATAAAACAATTACAAGGCTATTATGGTGATATTGCTTTAGATTTTGAATGCTATGAAGAATGTGTTTGGAAGGCTGAAAAATACACCACCATAGAAAGTGATAAGACCTTAATGCCACAAACGAATAACGGACACCCATTATATCAAAAAACACAATTAAACAATAGGCTGTTTATTGCTGGCGCTGAAACCTGTTCTGTATTCCCAGGTAAGATGGAAGGCGCAATCACTAGCGCAGGTCGTGTTTATGAGCAATTAAAAGCATTATACAAGCTATAA
- a CDS encoding CIA30 family protein — protein sequence MKALALLLLIITTMATTTIFDFTKDSDLSNWRIVDDVVMGGRSNGYFSINEDGHAIFRGKISLENNGGFSSVRYDTKAINVTNYTKVCIRLKGDGKPYQFRVKADSRKRYSYITSFETSGTWETITIDLKDLYPAFRGRTLDYPNFDKDTIDELAFLIGNKKEEAFELLIDKIELQ from the coding sequence ATGAAAGCATTAGCTCTACTCCTATTAATCATAACAACTATGGCAACAACTACTATTTTTGACTTTACAAAAGATTCAGACCTTTCTAACTGGCGCATTGTTGATGATGTGGTTATGGGCGGACGGTCAAACGGATATTTTTCTATAAATGAAGACGGTCACGCGATCTTTAGGGGTAAAATCTCTCTGGAAAATAACGGTGGTTTTTCTTCTGTGCGTTATGATACGAAAGCGATAAATGTTACTAATTACACCAAAGTTTGTATTCGGCTAAAAGGTGATGGTAAACCGTATCAGTTTAGAGTTAAAGCAGACAGCCGAAAACGTTACTCGTATATTACCTCTTTTGAAACCTCTGGTACCTGGGAAACGATTACTATTGATTTAAAAGACCTATACCCTGCCTTTAGAGGAAGAACATTAGACTACCCTAATTTTGATAAAGATACTATTGACGAGTTGGCCTTTTTAATTGGCAATAAAAAAGAAGAAGCTTTTGAATTGCTCATTGATAAGATTGAGTTACAGTAA